A single window of Opisthocomus hoazin isolate bOpiHoa1 chromosome 5, bOpiHoa1.hap1, whole genome shotgun sequence DNA harbors:
- the ZAR1 gene encoding zygote arrest protein 1, producing the protein MAEEAMESYLYAAYPPYSYRYPPPKGKGGAAAGGGGWRPRGSGYLSGYGDGEAAAAEYLENYQRAQLKAILSQVNPELTPRLRRANTKEVGVQVNPRRDASVQCSLGPRTLPRRRGPPAAVPAALRELGSPASAGPRAVRFPRTVAVYSPVGSRRLAACLEEPERLREEEEEEEGAVGGEEEEDAARREQREAEAAAVRASWEKPPEAGAEPSGESQEEKEEEKKKEEEEEEEEEEARAEPPAAPPKQEPAAGKTRLRFQFLEQKYGYYHCKECNVRWESAYVWCVQGTNKVYFRQFCRTCQKSYNPYRVEDITCQSCKQTRCACPVKLRHVDPKRPHRQDLCGRCKGKRLSCDSTFSFKYII; encoded by the exons ATGGCGGAGGAGGCCATGGAGAGCTACCTGTACGCCGCTTACCCCCCCTACTCCTACCGCTACCCCCCGCCCAAGGGCaaggggggggcggcggcgggggggggcggctggcggccccggggcagcggtTACCTCTCGGGCTACGGggacggggaggcggcggcggccgagtACCTGGAGAACTACCAGCGGGCGCAGCTGAAGGCCATCCTGTCCCAGGTGAACCCCGAGCTGACGCCGCGGCTCCGCAGAGCCAACACCAAGGAGGTCGGGGTGCAGGTGAACCCGCGGCGGGACGCCTCGGTGCAGTGCTCCCTGGGGCCCCGCACGCTGCCGCGCCGTCGGGGCCCGCctgccgccgtccccgccgcgctgcgggagctgggcagcCCCGCCAGCGCCGGCCCCCGCGCCGTGCGCTTCCCCCGCACCGTCGCCGTCTACTCGCCGGTGGGGTCCCGCAGGCTGGCGGCCTGCCTGGAGGAGCCCGAgcggctgcgggaggaggaggaggaggaggaaggggccgtcgggggggaggaggaggaagatgcgGCGCGGAGGGAGCAGCGCGAAGCGGAGGCTGCTGCCGTGAGGGCCAGCTGGGAGAAGCCCCCCGAGGCCGGCGCCGAGCCGTCGGGGGAAagccaggaggagaaggaggaggagaagaagaaggaggaggaggaggaagaagaagaagaagaagcccGGGCAGAGCCGCCAGCCGCCCCTCCGAAGCAGGAGCCGGCGGCGGGCAAGACCCGGCTGCGCTTCCAG TTCCTGGAGCAGAAGTACGGCTACTACCACTGCAAGGAGTGCAACGTGCGCTGGGAGAGCGCGTACGTCTGGTGCGTCCAGGGCACCAACAAG GTGTATTTCCGCCAGTTCTGCCGCACCTGCCAGAAGTCCTACAACCCGTACCGCGTGGAGGACATCACCTGCCAG agctgcaagCAGACGCGCTGCGCGTGCCCCGTCAAGCTGCGCCACGTGGACCCGAAGAGGCCCCACCGGCAGGACCTGTGCGGGCGGTGCAAGGGCAAGCGGCTCTCCTGCGACAGCACCTTCAGCTTCAAGTACATCATctga
- the SLC10A4 gene encoding sodium/bile acid cotransporter 4 yields the protein MNQGNRKRCQRSSSSPPPATGVPPPRALHPPRSRASSRLSLASLQPPTSNRSPPIELSVPPGAEHPPGCPSPASSPPPATGPPPIELSIPPGAEHPPGCPSPASSPPPATGVPPPELSVPPGAEHPPGCPSPAPQPPPPRHRVSPRRRGPHPPPAAPPTAAGRAARVRGAGSGGRPALTDTPPPTHRPPHGAMGGSAQPPPVGSGPLGRGLSAAAGLGLCVAMVGLGCAVQPGQLGRQLRRPAGLAPALLGQFGAMPLLAFLLAIIFALDEVAAVAVLLCGCCPGGNLSNLLAVLVDGDMNLSIIMTASSTLLAFLLMPLCLWVYSRHWIDTALVRLLPLGAVSLTLGSTLLPIGIGVLIRYRHPRAADLLVKISLWSLLVTLVVLFILTGIMLGPDLMASIPASVYAIAVLMPLAGYALGYGLAALFKLPPHCRRTVSLETGCQNVQLCTAILKLTFPPELVGSMFMFPLLYALFQSAEAGLFVLAYKMYGRDGYKQDAPGEEEEETDVSYRKLKEEEAADASYGSVSAEEQSSAEPAQTAL from the exons ATGAACCAGGGGAACCGCAAACGCTGCCAGCGCAGCT cctccagccccccaccagcaaccggtgtccccccccccagagcTCTCCATCCCCCCCGGAGCAGAGCATCCTCCCGGCTGTCCCTCgccagcctccagccccccaCCAGCAACCGGTCCCCCCCCATAGAGCTCTCCGTGCCCCCCGGAGCAGAGCATCCTCCCGGCTGTCCCTCgccagcctccagccccccaCCAGCAACCGGTCCCCCCCCCATAGAGCTCTCCATCCCCCCCGGAGCAGAGCATCCTCCCGGCTGTCCCTCgccagcctccagccccccaccagcaaccggtgtcccccccccagagCTCTCCGTGCCCCCCGGAGCAGAGCATCCTCCCGGCTGTCCctcgccagccccgcagcccccccccccccgacaccggGTCTCACCGAGGAGGCGGggtccacaccccccccccgcagcaccgcCCACCGCAGCCGGGCGAGCAGCTCGGGTGCGGGGTGCGGGCTCGGGTGGGCGCCCCGCGCtgacagacacccccccccccacccaccgcCCACCCCACGGTGCCATGGGCGGCtcggcgcagcccccccccgtCGGGTCGGGGCCGCTGGGCCGGGGGctgagcgcggcggcggggctggggctgtgcgtggCCATGGTGGGGCTGGGCTGCGCGGTGCAGCCGGGGCAGCTGGGCAGGCAGctgcggcggccggcggggctggcACCCGCGCTGCTGGGGCAGTTCGGGGCCATGCcgctgctggccttcctcctgGCCATCATCTTCGCGCTGGACGAGGTGGCGGCCGTGGCGGTGCTGCTGTGCGGCTGCTGCCCCGGGGGGAACCTCTCcaacctgctggccgtgctggtGGACGGGGACATGAACCTCAG CATCATCATGACGGCCTCCTCCAcgctgctggccttcctcctgATGCCCCTCTGCCTCTGGGTCTACAGCCGGCACTGGATCGACACGGCCCTGGTGCGGTTGCTGCCCCTGGGCGCCGTCAGCCTGACGCTGGGCAGCACCCTGCTGCCCATCGGCATCGGGGTGCTCATCCGCTACAGGCACCCCCGCGCCGCTGACCTCCTGGTGAAG ATCTCCCTGTGGTCCCTCTTGGTGACTCTGGTGGTCCTGTTCATCCTGACCGGGATCATGCTGGGCCCGGATCTGATGGCGAGCATTCCCGCCTCCGTCTACGCCATCGCGGTGCTGATGCCTCTGGCGGGCTACGCGCTGGGCTACGGCTTAGCCGCCCTCTTCAAGCTGCCCCCGCACTGCCGGAGGACGGTCTCTCTGGAGACGGGGTGCCAAAACGTCCAGCTCTGCACCGCCATCCTGAAGCTCACCTTCCCCCCGGAGCTGGTGGGGAGCATGTTCATGTTCCCCTTGCTCTACGCCCTGTTCCAGTCGGCGGAAGCCGGGCTCTTCGTGCTGGCCTACAAGATGTACGGGAGGGACGGCTACAAGCAAGACGCGccgggcgaggaggaggaagagacgGATGTTTCCTACAGGaagctgaaggaggaggaggcggccgaCGCTTCGTACGGCAGCGTGAGCGCGGAGGAGCAGAGCTCCGCGGAGCCGGCGCAGACGGCGCTTtag